The following is a genomic window from Malus sylvestris chromosome 7, drMalSylv7.2, whole genome shotgun sequence.
GCACTAGGTGTGCTCTTAGACCATTGAATGGTATGATGATGTTGTAGATTACAGAATAACCAAAAAAACATGGAACTTTGTACATATTAGCATCTAAATTACATATGCCATTACAGACAAAGTAAGCAAGATTTAACTAGTTAATTTATGTCTCAAACGACTGAGGAATCTCTATGTACTATATATACTGGATCCTGAACAAACTAGGTTTGTTGTGGAAACCCTACTAAGTGGTAACAGCACTGCCGCTAACTGTAAGCCAAAAATTAAGCACAGGACCCTTCATCTTAGCTCTCTAACTAAATCGACGGCTTATACAAAACCACCACCAAAAATTCGAGCAGCAGATTCGAATACAAAAGAAGTTTCGACGCCGGATTCAGAGGGGGCAAATGAAAGAATTGGGCGCCAACCTCGCAGGGGTTGTTGCTTAGTCATCCGCATTGTTTTCTAAGAAGCTCATGTCATCGTTAATTGGGTAATCCAGCAGCAGCTGTAGTGCAGTATCGGATGAGTTCTCCAAATCATTTGAGCACGAGGAGACAGACCCCGCCATCCTGTCTTCAGTGTTAGACTGGCAGATCTTGAATTCCCCCGCTTCGGTGTTGGACTGGAAGAGTTTGTGCCCTTCCTCTTCAGTGTTGAACTGGAAGGGTTTATATTCTACATCTTCAGTGTTGATCAAGAAAGGTCTGTATGCCAAATCTTCATTTTGATTGCCTGCCATGGTTGATGACCCTGTTAAGTTGTTGCCAACTTCTGTTGTCACGGCTGACAGCAATCCACATTTGGTCGACGAAGATGCCTGAGAAATGGGGCTTTGGCACGCAAATTTATCCGACGTAAGCTTTCTGAATGATTTTCCAACATTGGAGTTCCACAAGCGCAGAAAATGGTCAGACTCAGATTTCTCTGGAGCATGGCTGAAGATTGATGACTCCCTGGAAAGCCTAGCCTCAGCTTCAAGCCTGGCACTCTCCCATTGTGCCATGTGACGGGTGGCCGCGGAAGCAGATGCATTGTGATTTAAGCAGTTAGAGGCAAGAAGCTCATGTGTTTGTGGATCAATCCCCATGGC
Proteins encoded in this region:
- the LOC126629564 gene encoding transcription factor MYB17-like isoform X2 is translated as MGRTPCCDNKKDLKKGPWSPEEDELLLNYISKNHGHGSWRSLPKLAGLQRCGKSCRLRWINYLRPEIKRGPFNKDEEQLIIQLHGMLGNRWATIASQLPGRTDNEIKNLWNTHLRKRLIAMGIDPQTHELLASNCLNHNASASAATRHMAQWESARLEAEARLSRESSIFSHAPEKSESDHFLRLWNSNVGKSFRKLTSDKFACQSPISQASSSTKCGLLSAVTTEVGNNLTGSSTMAGNQNEDLAYRPFLINTEDVEYKPFQFNTEEEGHKLFQSNTEAGEFKICQSNTEDRMAGSVSSCSNDLENSSDTALQLLLDYPINDDMSFLENNADD
- the LOC126629564 gene encoding transcription factor MYB17-like isoform X1; protein product: MGRTPCCDNKKDLKKGPWSPEEDELLLNYISKNHGHGSWRSLPKLAGLQRCGKSCRLRWINYLRPEIKRGPFNKDEEQLIIQLHGMLGNRWWATIASQLPGRTDNEIKNLWNTHLRKRLIAMGIDPQTHELLASNCLNHNASASAATRHMAQWESARLEAEARLSRESSIFSHAPEKSESDHFLRLWNSNVGKSFRKLTSDKFACQSPISQASSSTKCGLLSAVTTEVGNNLTGSSTMAGNQNEDLAYRPFLINTEDVEYKPFQFNTEEEGHKLFQSNTEAGEFKICQSNTEDRMAGSVSSCSNDLENSSDTALQLLLDYPINDDMSFLENNADD